The following are from one region of the Macrobrachium nipponense isolate FS-2020 chromosome 21, ASM1510439v2, whole genome shotgun sequence genome:
- the LOC135198137 gene encoding E3 ubiquitin-protein ligase LRSAM1-like produces MPFGNFFKKEKNNSPSATMTSKEIKAKLGMKVVMAQQNPEPVYDLTDCYIVELPPDTFVMCKLLQKTSLLLRNNNLSSLEKGGKLHELCSLELLDLSNNKLSHLPESISKLKKLKVLKLSNNKIKTLPHSFSELRNLQELYLSSNRLSKVPTCICALPNLRVLTLKDNSITELPKEFCSLQKSLCLLEIDADKLQSPPPDVAEEGVEAVMRHLCEQHEIEYVGLSESVEEEFSESTSSQAYAGMETPEDDFTRNYMRKKDELLRAQLAAEEEFQAKERNQLAEVLRDMSNNKKHLLDELSQTPEEVIEYEKKKLRLLQDQYNVEESLRKEQEEQLLVYLVMSNTKDSFVKDLSAQQADIDAEVEDIVNSKDKDRKRLLEDLTEMERDTAAALHELLSYSATNSKNEEFLNLLNDQEKEMELMLSGIAEASAELRSSEVISAMQAALMEEAATEARRQALQDEQSLRVLALLEENDLVNTHLEGVMTSRMADQEVWASTLMEDEAVQAEAFKLLLLKNDLKRCSILRQIGQVEYELAKLSSLEMRKKKFDVKYGSTTMLDQRATLAGLLKSLLKEKSDREEELNAWFGNLTELRSSDCSEEEFWLIQYQRLLAMKPAGLVEAEEQLDPRIREILRDANAADLIPVFARHGITYEQLMEFTEEEALSMEIGPATYHGLQRALQNHLEEAKLGNPLASAPSESDLPYSPTAPDVELEGEEGASAPALELDDETRPTAPQFIEAECVVCLSLSCEVIFLPCGHMCVCAKCCAPLSLCPLCRGPVLSKVLKTF; encoded by the exons ATGCCctttggaaatttttttaaaaaagaaaaaaacaactcaCCTTCAGCAACCATGACTAGCAAGGAAATTAAGGCCAAGTTGGGCATGAAGGTGGTGATGGCCCAACAAAATCCAGAGCCTGTTTACGATCTCACTGATTGCTACATTGTTGAGCTTCCACCAGACACGTTTGTTATGTGCAAGTTGTTACAGAAGACGAGCCTCCTTTTGAGAAACAATAATTTGTCATCGTTAGAAAAGGGAGGAAAATTACATGAACTGTGTTCTCTTGAACTGTTAGACCTCAGTAATAATAAGTTAAGTCATTTACCTGAAAGTATCAGTAAACTTAAGAAGTTGAAAGTGCTGAAACTtagtaataataagataaaaactttACCTCATTCATTTTCTGAACTGAGAAATTTGCAAGAGttatatttatcttcaaataGACTGTCCAAAGTGCCTACTTGCATCTGTGCCTTGCCAAATTTGCGAGTGTTAACGTTAAAAGACAATAGTATCACTGAGCTACCAAAAGAATTTTGCAGTTTACAGAAAAGCCTGTGTTTATTAGAGATAGATGCTGACAAACTACAGTCGCCTCCACCTGATGTTGCTGAAGAAGGGGTGGAAGCTGTAATGCGTCATCTTTGCGAACAGCACGAAATCGAGTATGTGGGGCTCTCTGAGTCAGTTGAAGAAGAATTTAGTGAATCTACCTCATCACAAGCTTATGCAGGAATGGAGACACCTGAGGATGATTTCACCCGCAATTATATGCGTAAAAAGGATGAGTTGTTACGAGCGCAGTTGGCTGCTGAAGAAGAATTCCAGGCCAAAGAAAGAAATCAGCTTGCAGAAGTCCTCAGGGACATGAGTAATAATAAGAAACATTTGTTAGATGAACTGTCCCAAACTCCAGAGGAAGTCattgaatatgaaaagaaaaagctgAGACTACTGCAGGATCAGTACAATGTCGAAGAAAGTTTACGTAAGGAGCAGGAAGAGCAGCTGCTGGTTTATCTAGTAATGTCAAATACTAAAGATTCCTTTGTGAAGGACTTGAGTGCACAACAGGCAGACATAGATGCAGAAGTAGAAGATATAGTTAACTCCAAAGATAAAGATAGGAAACGTTTACTAGAAGATCTAACTGAAATGGAGAGAGACACTGCAGCTGCTCTTCATGAATTACTTTCATATTCTGCAACAAATAGTAAAAATGAGGAGTTCCTCAATTTATTGAATgatcaagaaaaagaaatggaactGATGTTATCTGGTATTGCAGAAGCCTCTGCTGAACTGCGCAGTTCTGAGGTTATTTCAGCAATGCAAGCAGCACTGATGGAGGAAGCGGCGACAGAAGCTAGACGCCAGGCATTGCAGGATGAGCAGTCTCTTCGTGTACTTGCACTTCTGGAGGAAAATGATCTTGTGAACACTCATCTGGAAGGTGTCATGACATCACGAATGGCTGATCAGGAAGTTTGGGCATCTACCCTCATGGAAGATGAAGCTGTCCAGGCAGAGGCTTTTAAGCTGTTACTTTTGAAGAATGACTTGAAGCGCTGCAGTATTTTAAGACAG atcggTCAGGTAGAATATGAATTGGCCAAATTATCATCCCTTGAAATGAGGAAAAAGAAATTTGATGTAAAATATGGTTCAACCACAATGTTGGATCAACGAGCAACATTAGCAGGTCTTTTGAAGTCTCTtttgaaagagaaaagtgatCGTGAGGAAGAACTGAATGCTTGGTTTGGCAATCTGACAGAACTGCGTTCATCAGACTGTAGCGAAGAAGAGTTCTGGCTTATTCAGTATCAGCGTTTACTTGCCATGAAGCCTGCTGGGTTGGTTGAAGCAGAAGAACAACTGGATCCTAGAATCAGAGAAATCCTCAGAGATGCAAATGCAGCAGACCTTATCCCTGTGTTTGCCCGTCATGGTATCACCTATGAGCAGTTGATGGAGTTTACTGAGGAAGAGGCTTTGTCAATGGAAATTGGGCCTGCAACGTATCATGGCTTACAGCGTGCCCTTCAGAATCACCTCGAAGAGGCCAAATTGGGGAATCCTTTAGCTTCAGCACCAAGCGAGAGTGATTTGCCTTATTCTCCAACAGCTCCAGACGTGGAactggaaggagaagaaggagcatCTGCTCCTGCTCTAGAATTGGATGACGAAACAAGACCCACTGCACCACAGTTTATTGAAGCTGAATGTGTAGTGTGTTTGAGCCTAAGCTGTGAGGTGATCTTCTTGCCTTGTggtcacatgtgtgtgtgtgccaaatGTTGTGCACCTCTTTCTCTTTGTCCTCTCTGTAGGGGTCCTGTTCTCAGCAAGGTTTTGAAGACGTTTTAA